atCACGCAAGTCGGGATATAACGCAGCATTGTCTCTCCCAACACACAATCAGTGCAATTAAACttgaacgcagcgccttatTGATCAATTAATTGTGATGATGAATCGAGCGGAATCGCCGGCCAACGGCATCAGCAGCAAAGTGTGCGCATTGTGTCGTTCAAAAGCCTCGCAAATCTGCGGAGGATGCGGTGAAATTTCCTACTGCTCAAAGGAACACCAGAAACAACATTGGGCCAATCACAAGAGCCAGTGCAAACCTTACAAGATTGTTTTCGACCAGAAATATGGCAGGTATTTAATAAATATCTagaattcatttaaaataaaaacatatcgTGACTATATAAACGTGTTCTATCTTTTAGGATCATGGTGGCGTCCAAGAATATCAAACCGGGCGAAATCATATTTCGGGAAAAGGCCATTTTCACGGGACCCAAACAAGGTTGTCTGCCGTGCTGTTTGGCGTGCTACACCAGCCTGGAGAATGTAGAAGAGGCCAGTCTCTTCCGGTGCCCTGGATGTAATTTCCCGTTTTGTCAAGAGAAATGTGCCAAGGTAAAATCATATAACcaaacaataacaataacttTGACTTTCTAAAAACGGTCCGTCCGTCAAAATACGTAATAATAGAGTCCCGAACATGGCGAAACGGAATGCAAAGTTTTGAGCCGGACCAAATCGCGCATCACCATAACCGACATGAGCAAATCGCATCCGGTCTACCAATGTATTTCGCCACTCAGAGGACTTTTATTGAAGACGACCCAGCCCAAATTATTCGAAgtataaaaccaaaaaacagcaaattaattaattaaaataattaattaaacacAGTCCgttttgtaataataaatagcAATTCAACGGATTGGAGAACCACAACGACTTGAGGAGAAAGTCGGACTATTGGAGCGTCTACCAAATCAACGTTGTCGAATTTCTCCACAAGGTTTGCGAATTATCCGATCAATTTACCCAGGAAGAAATCCACTCGGCTTGCGGGGCCCTGGACGTCAATGCCTATGAAATCAGACCTCCCAATAGTGGCCAGCAACGCATCCTCGGTCTGTTCCCTCTGGCCTCGATGATGTCTCACAACTGCGTGTCTAATATGAACCACGTCATCGATGCCAAGtagaaatcaattcaaaacttTGAtaccgaaataataaaaacctaATCAAATTTCTTATGTAATAGATACCAGATGACAGTTCGAGCTTCAGTTCCTATTATGAGAGGAGAGCAAGTCTTTTCCAGTTATGCCCTGGCGCTCGAAGGTAATATTTAatccaattaaattattacgtTAAACTGAAAATGACTCTGATTATACATTTATAATTACAGGAACGAGAGAACGTCGATCTCTGTTGCGTCAGAGCAAATTATTTGAATGTGATTGTTCCCGCTGCTCAGATCCAACGGAATGTTCAACTTATTTATCGGCCCTGCGCTGCCAGAAATGCCCCACGGGCTTCGTGCTGCCCATCCGCCCGCTGGATGAGAAAGAAACGGAATGGAAATGCAATTTGTGCTCGTACAAATTGACGGCCGTCGTCGTCAACCGAGTCGTCGACAAACTCAAAGAAGAATTCGAAACCATCGGACCCAACGAAGTGGAAAAGTATTTTGAGATTTTTAAATCTGATTATAAAAGTTGCaatcaaaccttttttttggggCCGGAAGGTTCGAAGGATTCCTAAGTCGACACGCCTCACTTGTCCATCCCAATCACTTCCTGTTCACGAGCGCCCGGCAGTCGCTGAGTCAATTGTACGGACGggatgaaaagtatttgctcAACACTTTGACGATGGAACAGCTGGAACGAAAAGTTGTCATCTGCCGGCAGTTGCTGGATGTGGCGGATGTCGTCGAGCCCGGCTTGACACGAATCAGAGGTATTGAAGTAAATGAATTATCTTTTCACATCACTTAAACAGCAATTTGATTGTTGACTAATAAAGGTGTGACGCTGTACGAGATGCACGCTCCAATGTTGCTGATGGCCAGACGGACGTTCGAGGCCGGCCAAATCAGTTCGGCGGAATTCAAAGAGAAGATTGAAACTGTCCGGTCGATATTGTCGGAAGCCACTAGAATCCTGTCGCTAGAAGATCCTGCCTCGACGGAAGGGGCCATGGGTAGTGCGGCCGTTCAAGCCCTGGATCAAATCCAGCGATGGATCTCATCCATGTGATGCACAAGTAATAAGGGAAAATAAACGAATTGATTTCTCAGCACAGTTGTTTGATTTCCTAGAATAACCCTCCCTCATGTATGATATTACCTTTCATTCATTTGGAAATTACAGCAGCACTTTTAAATATAGAAGAAAAGTTACGTCTCACTGTCAAATGAACCGACAGTGAAATCACCACAGCTCCTTTACGCCCTCTTACGTCATTCCCGAGCAGTTTCTGGGGATGAATATGATGACAAATGTTCACATAAGACGAGCGTTAATTTTAATTACGCAGTACATTTTCTGCTTTTACAAATGATCTGTAATTGGAAATCatctttaattaaaattacgcATATTATTCAACTTAAATTAAGCCCACTAAGattatttaattgaattgatcAACGGAATGTTTTTTATGACGCAATATATGGATACTGCGTAGTAGGCATATTACGTAATTTAGGCAATTTAGGCATATTaacgaattttttatttcgaatatAATTCGATCAcagttaaataataaaacacagTTCCTTTATAACCTCTTACGTCATTTCCCAAGCTGTTTTTGACTTAGTAAGATGATAAATATTCATATGAGACGGGcgtttattttaattacgCAGTACATTTTACTGCTTTTCCAAATTATCTTTAATTcgaattaaattgaatttacgCGAATTATTCAACTTAAATTAGACCCAgtaaaattccatttcattgaATTGATGATCAACGGAATGTTCCTATTACGCAATATTGCGTAATAGGAACATAGGACAATGTATTTACATGGATACTGCGTAGTATGCATATTACGCAATAGTAGATGGCAGCCCCtatggaattttttatttttaatataattcgatcacaattaattaaaaagttaattccttttttgaaatatatgcgtaataaaattatgtttcGAATGAGCTATAATTGAATGACATAAACTTTGAcgcttttaaaatataatcgaATAACTGAGCCAAACGGCTGCTGCGAATGGCGAATCGAAGCCAAAGGTTATATAAGGGACACCGATTTCCAATAGAGTAATCGCAGTTTTCTCAAAGTCAAAATGTTCAACCGCAATATGGGAAACGGACTTTGGGCTTTAGTAAAGAGTTTGTGGTTTTACGGCACCATACCAGACCGTAATGCTAATAAGCAGAATTTGCAACCCACCATGCAACCGatgcaaaacaaaatggcggaATTAAACCCCGACCATCATACCCGACAGTATTCGAATTACGAAAGTAATTTCCAGACATCTTACCAGACGATTAATTCAGGAGCTAAACCATTGTCCCAgacggctgctgctgtacatATTCCACCCTTGTCCCAGCAGTCTAAAAATCCATTCATATGTGCCCCGACATCACCTCAATCGGTGCCGGCCGTGCCACAAGTTTCAAGTTGCTCTAATCGCTCCCGGAAGCTAAAACATATCGACCTGTTGGAACGGAGAGTTGAAGCTCtagaaaataaacacgattatCAGATCCGTCTAGAGTCGGAAACAATTAGTAAACCAAAGTACCCGGATTTTTCCCGCTTGTCCACTGTAAACCCAATCATACCTGACACTGTTCCGGCAGCAGTTCCGGAAGTAGACGAACCGCTCACACCGGccgaaataaaacaacttgAAATTTGGTTCCCAAACGGAGTGCCGAGAGAAGCATTCTTAGTTGCCGACAATCATTTGCCGATTCCTGAAAATGTTACGGCAGCAGTTCCGGGAGAAAAGGCCCTATTACGAATTTGGTATCCCAACCGCATTGCTGCGCCGAAAGAAGTATTACCGATGATCGAAACCGATCCTTATTATTACAGTGTCATTGAACCTGAATACGCAGttccaaacgaaaatttttaCCAGACAACCGAAATGGCCGAGCCAAAAGGCCTAATGACAGTACTACCAGACAGTCCTAATCAAGACAAATCACCTGTGCCGGAATCCAATTGGATTAATCCATTGGGCCAAAAAGTCCCTGTTCCTAGTCAAATCCAATATAAGAAACCAAAGCTGGATAATAATGACACCTGGTGGAATAAGTtgacaaagttaaaaaagtttcTACCAGCCAAACGAATGAAATTACCCGATGACTTAAAGCCGACTATTATTTGGGATGAACAGAACGGAGTTTGGAAGGACACGTCGAGGAACTTACCGCCACCACCGCCCGACAAGTTTTATAATTGGAAGGGAGCACCACTTTCGATGGAATTTGACGAAGCAACCGGGAATTGGGTTGACCGGAAGAAGGAAATGGATGGGGTCAATCTTGGACCACCCGGACATCAACATCACAGCCAAAAGAATATACAGAAACTTTTGCAAGATTTGGCTGCAAAAAATATCGGTGATCTTGAAGCGAATAGATTGGCCGGCTTATTAAGTCCGGCGAAATATAATGAGAAAGTCGTAGCCGTTCGAGCGATCCTTTCGGAATCTGCGAAATTTCCTTCACTTAAAGATCCTGATTGGACGGAATCAACTGTGCATACTTCTTATGGGACGATCACACCTTTGGGTCAAAAGGACCCAGCACTTGCTGTCCCACCCAAAGTTGGGTCCACACCCAAGATGGATAATAATCGGCTTTTGGAGGACAATCATTTGCCGATTACCGAAGCCGATCCTTTTGAGAAAAATGTGATTGAACTGGCGCCCAGGACGCCGCTACCCAACTCCCATCCCCCGACCAAATGGGAGAATCCAGCATTTTTTAGTGCCAGGGAAAATCCTTACCAGAGAGTCAAGTTGCAGCAGCCACAATATGGCAAGATGGAATTACTACCTTCGTCATTCTTTCAAGAGATCCATCAGCAGCTTCCGGTACCATTCAGCACAATTGATACTACGCCCAAGCTAGCTAACGACAACTGGTGGAAAACTATATCAAAGTGGCTCCCagccaagaaaatgaaattaccgGACGATACTACTAATCCGATCATCTGGGATGAAAAGTACGGAGTATGGGTGGACACGTCCACCAACTATCCGCCGCCGCCCGACAAGTATTGCAATGACGCAGCAATTACGATGGTATATGACGAACATACTGAAAAATGGGTTGACCTGAAAAAGGACATGGTCGagggtcaaagaaaaaaacagcaacTGATGCTAGAGTTGGCGGCAAAGAATACCGCTAAGATCGAGTCGGATATCTTGGACGGCTTATTAAATCCGGCGGATTGCCAAAAGGAAATCGAAGCCGTTCGAGTGATCCTGTCGGAAGCGGAAAAAATTCCTTTACTGGTAGATCCTGCCTCGACGGAAGGGGCCATGGTTATGGCAGTTTTAGAATGTATGAAGCGAATTCAGCACTGGATAGTACAAGAAGATAGTACAAGAAGATAGTCCGCcggaatcaaacaaaaaaaaaacgacttttattattttcgttgTGCAGTGTGTCGTGCGGAAGCTTCGCAAATCTGCGGTGGATTGAATGTGTGGAAGACGATAATAAGTTGAATAAACGAGCAAATACCCGATGTGGGACAAATCAACCCGAATGGTATTCTTTTTAATATAGATAATAAGATTGTGTTTTAAACggtttttataaataaaatggtGACTACATAAAATCCTCATCTTCATCAACGGTCAGAATTTTCAAGACGTTGTTGTGATCAAATTCGACTTGCTTTctgatttctcttttatttatttttgggatCCCAATCACTTGCGgtgtaaatcaattttcaaAGCAGTTAATCACCAAGTGCTGCAATCATAGTCATGTCGCTAAACGGAACATACCAAAAAACGAAAGTCAAATAAAACACTCTCACTTTAAACTTGTCGACCAAAATAATTGTGACAAAGTGATAAGAATAAGAGATAGGCGCCTGTCCCACCCCCtttgtaaacaaaataaaataataataatttttgaaactaTGAAAGGTTATGCTCAAAGAATTTTTAGTCCTTACGCGTCTTTACGTTATCTTAATAAAGTCGAAATACAAGCCTTGCCTCACACACAGACTGCAGCGAACCTGTGAAGCGAAGCTGGCGATTGGAAGAGCAGACTAGTTGGCGCAAATAAGGGAAATGGGACACTTGCATCAGAGCCAGCAGAAATTGTGGGAACTTTTCCGGAAGATGGTCGTGAAGAATAGAGAACAGATCACGGATTTAGACAGATTTAGATGAACAAAAGCGAAACTGAACGTGTTAAAATTTCTGATTTAACGATTTATTCTGCATAGCTGTTCTGTCAGTTGatattctaaaataaaattactttaAACTTATACAGTAGCATGCATATATAGTAAGCTATTACGGTAGTTAGTTCAacaaacataataaaaaaattgggtgATAAAACATTAAATTTGACTCATTACTCTAAGTCAATAAGTTCCGAAACGGTAGTGCACATGCTGGACATGTCAAAATCATCATAAATCATATGCCTACTAAATAGCTGGATTCAGGTTAAACAAGAGAGTttccaaatggaaaaaaaatttagcaaaatTCTTCACAGATATGTCAAAAAAAGTTCGTTTGTATGTGTTGTGGTCGGGTGTGTTGGTCgggaagaaatttaaattattaaaaaaataataatgcggAAGGTCCAATGGACCGAATATCTCGTCGGCCTCTATGACTGTCCTCATGTCGGGTAGACAATTTTCATCATAAGTCACCAGCAATCGAATTTCATCTTCGATATCTCGAAAAATGTTCCGTATGTGGGAAATCCAGTTACGCTGCTCTTGCGTCAGAGTGCTGTGGAACGAGTATATAACAATACAGAtggcatttattttttcaatctcATTTGAGGATCGGAAACAATCTTTAATTCGTAGATAGATTTTTTCGTCATTGTCTTGGTGGCCAGTAAACGTTGGTGCGTCTACAATAGTCAGAGGACAGCCAATCCGAGATCCTTCCTTCTTATTTAAATGGTAGAAAATCACTTGGTCCATTTGGTTGTGATCCTCGTCAATCAGTTTGAAACGGAAGTCGTCTTTCCACTCGACGCCCAATACGTAATTTGCCATGGCATTGATCAGATTACTTTTGCCTGAACCTCGGTCACCCACTATCAAGATGGTCTTTTGCAtactgctgttgctggccaACGGGGTCTTACCGAAATAGAAACGGTCGACACGTTGGGTGTCCCGATTCCGAACTTCTTTAAACGGTAAATTGTAGATATCGATCCCATAGCTGATAGCACTCTTCTGACTCATGCGACGGACGACATTTGCTAGCCTATTATAGCCTGGTTGCAATGTAAGTTGATATTTAAGTTGGTCAAGA
This sequence is a window from Daphnia pulicaria isolate SC F1-1A chromosome 7, SC_F0-13Bv2, whole genome shotgun sequence. Protein-coding genes within it:
- the LOC124350605 gene encoding SET domain-containing protein SmydA-8-like — encoded protein: MMNRAESPANGISSKVCALCRSKASQICGGCGEISYCSKEHQKQHWANHKSQCKPYKIVFDQKYGRIMVASKNIKPGEIIFREKAIFTGPKQGCLPCCLACYTSLENVEEASLFRCPGCNFPFCQEKCAKSPEHGETECKVLSRTKSRITITDMSKSHPVYQCISPLRGLLLKTTQPKLFEQFNGLENHNDLRRKSDYWSVYQINVVEFLHKVCELSDQFTQEEIHSACGALDVNAYEIRPPNSGQQRILGLFPLASMMSHNCVSNMNHVIDAKYQMTVRASVPIMRGEQVFSSYALALEGTRERRSLLRQSKLFECDCSRCSDPTECSTYLSALRCQKCPTGFVLPIRPLDEKETEWKCNLCSYKLTAVVVNRVVDKLKEEFETIGPNEVEKFEGFLSRHASLVHPNHFLFTSARQSLSQLYGRDEKYLLNTLTMEQLERKVVICRQLLDVADVVEPGLTRIRGVTLYEMHAPMLLMARRTFEAGQISSAEFKEKIETVRSILSEATRILSLEDPASTEGAMGSAAVQALDQIQRWISSM
- the LOC124350603 gene encoding probable serine/threonine-protein kinase DDB_G0284251 codes for the protein MADSYPKPFSNKIELDKNKVLGRGNSVVYSGSYERHPVAVKRIVVDTLSKEDREVKTQVRLDHDNVLKILTVEQDADFRYIVLELCTGTLADVCNNKYQGPDLPSDCTVLIEIATGLQYIHSKKLIHRDIKPENILISLDGRIKLSDFGLCKETSTNHTYLVSGPLKGTGIWMAQEMLNISVTDSTPIKGSIQSDIFSAGCVFFYFVTRGIHPFGEDNLIAGNIIKDTPVNFDKLNKGSFSFDVIRQMLRHQPNERIDLEQVLDQLKYQLTLQPGYNRLANVVRRMSQKSAISYGIDIYNLPFKEVRNRDTQRVDRFYFGKTPLASNSSMQKTILIVGDRGSGKSNLINAMANYVLGVEWKDDFRFKLIDEDHNQMDQVIFYHLNKKEGSRIGCPLTIVDAPTFTGHQDNDEKIYLRIKDCFRSSNEIEKINAICIVIYSFHSTLTQEQRNWISHIRNIFRDIEDEIRLLVTYDENCLPDMRTVIEADEIFGPLDLPHYYFFNNLNFFPTNTPDHNTYKRTFFDISVKNFAKFFFHLETLLFNLNPAI